Part of the Rhodobacteraceae bacterium M385 genome is shown below.
CGCGTCGCCGTGGTGGACCCTGCCGCTGTGGGCCTTGGGCTGATGGTGTTTATTCAGGTCCGCGCAGCGCATCATTCTGCTGATTGGCTGGATCAATTCCGCCGCGCCGTACGCGCCATGCCCGAGATCTTGGGCGTCTACCGCATGACCGGGGATTTGGACTATCTTATTCGCGCGCGCGTTGCGGACATGGCCGATTATGACAATTTATATCAACGTCTTATCGCGCGCGTTGAAATGGGAGATGTCTCGGCCAGCTTCGTGATGGAAGAGTTGAAGGAGGGCAGCGCCCTCCCCCTGTAACCCTGCCGCTCACGCATTTACGTCCACCACCACACGGCCGCGAACGCCGCCTTTCAGGATGGCGCGGCCAAGCTCTGGCAGGTCGGCCAGC
Proteins encoded:
- a CDS encoding Lrp/AsnC family transcriptional regulator gives rise to the protein MTNLDPMDAKILARLQQRCDEPLEELGQHVGLSRNAVWRRVKALEDRGVLTGRVAVVDPAAVGLGLMVFIQVRAAHHSADWLDQFRRAVRAMPEILGVYRMTGDLDYLIRARVADMADYDNLYQRLIARVEMGDVSASFVMEELKEGSALPL